AGGCCCCCGCACATTCCACGAGGTTGGGGCCATCACTGGGGCCATCACCATCCCCACCACGGGCCCTGTCCCGCAGGGGGGGATCTCAGTAGGATCTGAAAGAGCCCACGCACGTTTTGTGGAACCTTGTTGTTTCCATATCGTCTGGAGGTTTACTTTGAATAGATCGCATTGCTCGATCTTATGCAGCTAATAGGGTCGTGGCGCCGGAGTCTACAGGAAGTGCAGGTGAAGATAACTTATCTGGTACGGGCGCTGCGACTTATCTGGGAAGCGACAGGTCGTTGGACGCTGCTTTGGTTGCTGTTCCTCCTGGTCAGTGGGGTGCTGCCCGCTGCGCTGGTGTACCTGACGAAGCATCTGGTGGATGCTGTAGCAGCCGCCATTGGCGGTGGACTTTCGTGGGCGACCGTGCAGCCGGTGCTGTGGCCAGCCCTGCTCATGGGGGGGGTACTGCTGCTGTCGCAGGGCCTGAGTGGGTTGACGAACTGGATCCGCACGGCGCAGGCCGAACACGTGCTGGATCATGTGAAAAATCTGATCCACGCCAAAGCGGCTGAGGTCGATCTGGCCTTCTATGACAACCCGGATTACTACGACCACCTGGAGCGGGCCAACAGCGAGGCGGCCAGCCGATCACTCTCGCTGCTGGACAACCTGGGGAGTTTACTCCAGAACGGGGTGACGCTGCTCAGCATTGCCGCCATTCTGGTGCACTACAGCATCTGGTTACCGCTGGCCCTGTTGCTGACCACCCTGCCTGCCCTGTTCGTTGTGGTGCATCATCATCGCCGTGAGCATGCCTGGTGGACCGCGCATACGGTGGATCAGCGCAAAGCCGGATACTTTGATCGTCTGCTGACCATGGCCTTCTTCGCGCCAGAAGTGCGGGTGTTCGATCTGGCCGGCCATTTCCGGCAGCAGTATCAGGAAGTGCGGCGGCGGTTGCGGGAAGGACGGCTGGAGCTGATGCGTCGACAGGCCTGGGCCAGTCTGGGGGCCGGTCTCGTCGGTTTGCTGGCCACAGCGCTGGTAATGGTCTGGATGGTCGCGCGGGCGCTTCGTGGACTGGCCTCGCTGGGCGACCTGGCGCTTTTCTACCAGGCGTTCAACCAGGGACAGGGGCTCATGCGCGCGCTGCTCAGCAGTGCCGGCCAGATGTACGCCAACACGCTCTTTCTGGAACACCTGTTTACGTTTCTGGCACTTCCGTCTGGGTTGCCCGATCCAGAGGATCCGGTGCCGGTGCCACGACGACTGCGGGAAGGCATTCGCTTCGAACAGGTCACCTTTCGCTATCCGGGTAGCAGTCGGCCGGTCCTGCAGCAGCTCGATCTGTTCATTCCGGCCGGTCGCACGATCGCCATCGTGGGGGCGAACGGCGCTGGCAAAAGCACGCTCCTCAAGCTGTTGTGCCGGTTTTACGATCCAGATGAAGGGCGCATCACCATCGACGGGATCGATCTGCGGCGCTTTCGCCGGCGTGAGCTGCTTGATGCCATCACCGTGCTGTTTCAGTTTCCCGTACCCTACCAGGACACGTTGGCCCGTAACATCGCGCTGGGCGATCTCAAGCAGCCGCCGACCCGAGCCGCCATCGAACAGGCCGCCCGGAGCGCGATGGTCGATGAAATCGCCCGAAAGCTTCCCGAAGGGTATGATACGCTGCTGGGTAAGTGGTTTTCAGAAGATGGCGCTGAGTTGAGCGGCGGCGAGTGGCAGCGGGTCTCGCTGGCCCGGGCGTTTTACCGACAGGCGCCCATCGTTGTGCTCGACGAGCCCACCAGCGCCATGGACTCCTGGACGGAAGCCGAGTGGATGGACCGCTTCGGCGACCTGGTGCGCGGCCGTACGGCCCTGATCATCACGCACCGGTTCACCACCGCTATGCGTGCCGATCTGATCTACGTAATGGACGAAGGACGGGTTATCGAACAGGGCACCCATCATCAGCTACTGGCCCTGAACGGCCATTATGCAGCTTCCTGGCGTCGCCAGATGCGCCAGCACCTGGAAGGAGAACCGTCTGACTTTCCAGCTCAAGTTTCCTTGCCGCCGGTCGATAAAAAACGTTAGCTTTCTGTAGTCTGCTATGAGTCTGCTGCATCGAACGGATACGCCTATGGAGCGCACCGCGCTGACCCTTGAAACCGTCGTCGTCGCCTCTCCCGAACAGGTCTCCTCCAGGCTGGGCGAAGAAGTGGTTATTCTGAACCTGCGCAATGGGGTCTACTACGGACTGGATCCGATCGGCACGCGCATCTGGGAGCTCATCCAGGAGCCCCGTTCCGTGCGTCAGGTGTGTGAGGTGCTGCTCGAAGAATATGAGGTCACTTTTGAACAGTGCGCCGAGGATGTCCTGGCGCTTATGCGTGATCTGTATGCCCAGGGCCTGATTGAGACCCCTGAGGATCAGGGCACGTAAACAAGAACCTGTTGAAAATGCCGGTTGCCTGCTTTCAGCCGAACGACATACAGCCCGGCCGGTAGCCTGTCGGGGTGCCAGGTGTACCGGTAAGTGCCCGGCCGTAACGACCCAGTAAGCAGCCGTGCTACTTCCTGGCCCATCAGGTTGTACACCACCAGCCGTACCTCGGCCGCTTCTGCCAGATCGACCTTCAAGGTAACATGGGTGCGAAAGGGATTGGGGTAGGCTGCATGCAGTCGGGTCACGGCTGGCAGCTCGGTTGCAGGTGCTACAGGGGTGGCTCGGTCTGGAATGACAATCATCCGGGCCACTTTGTACAGCGCATTGGGCTGGTACCGGCCACTGTCCAGAAATACGTTGCCCGAAGCGTACTGCACCTCAATTCGTCCGTTGTCCGGACCGATATGCTGGTCCCGATCCCGATCCCACACATGAAACAGAATGGTGTCGCCCGGTGCAAACCCTTCCTTGGTATCGGGCGTGATCAGTGGATCGTCACCCCATAGCGTCAGCACCATTGATTGCTGTCCATCCCACACCGCAGCTCCTGCGCAGATGCCCTCCGGCGTGTAAGCGGCCAGCTCGCTACCCGGGGCAAGGGGAACGCCATCAAGCAGCGGGGGCGTTTCGAGCGGAATCGTCAGCGTTGCATTGTTGTCGGTTCCTCTGGTACATCCAGTAAAAAACTGTTGACCTTTTGCAGGAAATGCTATCAGCAGGCTCATGGGCCATATCCACCGGTACCACAACCCCATCATATCCCTGAACGTGTTGGTGGTAGCTCAAGGAAGCAGGAAGATGGGGGTTCAATTGCGATGCCATCTCCACTACAGGTGATATATTGGACAAACAGACCGATTTTGAAAAAGACAGAAACGTGAAAGCGAAACCAGCGGGTAGAAAAGAAGCAGGTAGCTGTAACTGGTGTCCTGCCCGCTCGTAGGAAAGGACACGGATGTACCAGGTGGTGGAATTCCCATGCAAAAGCGAGGGATAAAGATCGGACTGCTGAGCGGACTCCTCGGGCTGGTTGGCGTCGCACGGGCGGATGGCCTGGTGGAGATCACGGATGTGGTCAAACGGGCTTTCAAGGTCGCACCGGATGGTCGTCTGGAGGTAGAGGTTGACCGGGCCGAGCTGGAGATTCGCGCCACCGAGGAGGCTGCCGTTTACGTCGAAGTCATTCGCACCCTGCAAACCGAACGGCGTGAAGAGGCCCGGCGGTTACTGGAAGCGCACCGGCTTGTCTTTCAACAGGAAGGCCAAACGATTTACATCAAGTCGCAGCTTTCGGAAGACGGAAGCTGGCGTTTCTGGAAGCGCAAACGCACTCGGATCAAAGTGACGATTCGTTTCCGAGTGCCCCGGCGCTTTCACGTGATGTTCACAAACGGAGCGGGCAACGTAGCACTCAGTGATCTGGAAGGCGAGGTTGAAGGAGAAACCGGGGCAGGTAATGTGACGCTGCGCAATCTGCGGGGAAGGGTCCAGATCAACACCGGAGCCGGTAATGTGGAAGTGACCGAACTGGAAGGAAGGTTGGAGGTAAAGACTGGGGCGGGCAACATTACGATCAAGGGATTGCGTGGAAGTGCTGAGGTGGAGACCGGGGCGGGCAACATTACGGCCGAATTTGTGGCCCCTCCTGAACAGGATAGCCGCCTGGAGTCAGGGGCAGGCAATGTAACGGTTTTTGTACCTGTGCAGGCAGGCTTTACGCTGGAGGCTGCTACAGGGATTGGATCGATCAGCACCGATTTCGAGCTGCGCATCGATCGCGATTGGATCGGCGCCAAAGCACGTGGTGTGGTGAACGGGGGAGGGCCTGCGCTTCGCCTGGAGGCGGGGCTGGGGAACGTGTCGATCCGTCGGTTGCCGAGCTCCTGAAGTTGCTGCAACGTCTCCTGGGTTTCTGTCTCTTTTTGCGGAAGCTGAAACAAGGCGGGGCCCCCCTCGTTGGAGCGACGGCGTTGATATCGGAGAGCGGCCCATGAACGCCGGGAGCGGGCAACGTTCAGCGTATTATGTAGACACCCCGCGCGGGTTGTTTACCGCGGCCGGTCACTGGTTCCGCACTACTGAGACGTTGTTGCGATCCTATGCCGGGCCCCTCCTGGAAAAAGAACCGCTGGATCGACTGCTGCGCCAGGCCGATACGTGGCTGCGGCTCCCCGCCGCGTTGATGCTCTGGACGCTTTTGCCTTTGCTATGGATGTGGGAGCCGGTAAGAGCCGTTGGTACGACACTGGGATTGTATCTGCTGAGTAATCTGCTGTTGCCCCTGTTGATTCTACGGCCGCTGACTCCGATACTGACAGGACTGGCGCACCCCTGGCTCCAGGGCGCGGCTTATGTGGTGGGGTTGACGGGCCTGGCCTGGCAGGAAAACTTTTCGACTGTCTGGATAGGGCTGGGCGTGTTTGTACTGGTGCGGTGGGGCGTGCTCGACCGTTTGCTGCGGCCGCTGCTGGATCGGCTGAGTACGACGCTGTATCGTCTGCCCCTGTCCGATCAGGTGTTGCGGTCGCTGATCCTTCGGGCAGCCCTGGCGCATCGCATTCCGCTTCCCGCGCTGCAGGCGATGGAGCAGGAAGTGCTGCGGCGCCTGCGCCAGCTTCCCTGGAACCGAAACTGACTGGAGGTATGGCTGCAACTACGCTGTATCTGGTACGGCATGGCGAGACGGACTACAACCGGCATAACATTGTGCAGGGACGGGGGGTAGATGCCCCGCTGAACGAACAGGGCCGGCGCCAGGCGAAAGCGCTGGCGCGGCGCTTTGCGTCGGTGCCGCTGGAGGCCATTTATACAAGTCCGCTGCAACGCGCCGTGGCCACGGCCGAGGCTGTGCGCCTGTATCATCCCGAGGTGCCCCTCTATCGGATGGTCGATCTGGAAGAGATGGACTGGGGCCACCTGGAAGGCAAGCCTTATGCGCCGCCCTATGATGCGCAGATTCGTGCTGTCTATGAACGCTGGCGAGCCGGTGAGTACGCGTATCCAGTGCCCGGAGGCGAATCCATTCTGGATGTGCAACGTCGGGCATTGCGGGCGCTGGAGACCATCCTGATGCAGCACGAAGGCAAGACGGTGCTGGTGGTAACACACGGACGCTTTCTCCGCGTGCTACTGGCTTCTGTGCTGCCCGAGTATGGACTGGCGCGTATGGAGGCGCTGCCGCATACCAACACGGCCGTCAACCACCTGGTATACGAACAGGGTCGCTTTCGGGCGCTTCGGCTGAATTGTACGGCCCATCTGGAGCAAGTCGCAGCAGCCGACGCATTCAGGACGGGGGTGGCGGCATGAAGCGGTTGGAGCCATCGGCGGCAGAGGGTACCATGCCGGTGTGTGCACCGGAGGAGCTACCCCGCGTGCTGGGCCGCCGCATCCAGCAGGTGCTCCGCGCAGCGGACGACGACCGCATCGTATGTCTGCGCTGTCGGATTCCACCGATTGACTTGCTGGCCTGGCTGGCTGCGCAGCCAGCACCTGTCAAATTTTACTGGGCCGATCGCTCGGGTACTGAGGCTGTAGCTGCCCTGGACATGGTGCTACAGTATGCCCTCGAGGCCATGCTTGCCCACGAAGCCCTGCAGCCCCTGGAGGCCCGACTGCAGCAGGCCGCGCCTGAGGTTCGGTTTTACGGAGGAGGACGCTTCGATGGATGGGCGGCGACGGCTTCGTACTGGCAGCCGTTTGGCGTCGGGCGCTTCTGGCTGCCGCGTTTTGAAGTCCGCCAGAATGCGTCGCGCTACTGGCTGATCTGTAATCTGATCCCTGCGCTGGATCGGGCGCATGAAACGTCAATCATAGAAGCGCTGGCTGCGCTACGATGGCCCGAGGTGCCGCTGACCTCGGAGCTACCGCTGCCGATAGATCGCCGCGACACCCCGGACCAGACAGGCTGGATACACAACGTCAGGCGAGCGCTGGAAGCCTTCCGGCAGGGGCAGATGGAGAAGGTGGTGCTGGCCCGGCAGGTGCGGTACGCGTTCGGAGAGCCGCTGGACGGGTTGGCCCTGCTGCAACGGCTGCAGGAGGCGACGCCGGGCTGTTTCCATTTTTATTATCAGCCTCAGCCGGGTACAGCTTTTCTGGGTGCTTCGCCAGAACGGCTGTTCCGGCGTGCCGATGGCTACGTATGGAGCGAGGCGGTTGCCGGCACCCGGCCGCGTGGTCAGACAGAGGCGGACGATGCTCGCCTGGCTGCGGAACTGCTGCAAAGCGAAAAGGATCGACGTGAGCAGTATTACGTGCAGCAGAGCATTATTGAGGAACTGCGTCCGCTATGTGAAACGCTGGAGGCCGATGCCCAGCTCTCTGAAATGACGCTGGCCCGCGGCCGGCACCTGTACACGGGTATCCGAGGACGCCTGCGTGCAGACGTGTCCACGGGTGCGTTATTGGAAGCGTTGCATCCCACGCCGGCTGTCGGGGGCTATCCGCGTGCGGTCGCCATGGAGGCTATCCGTGCCTGGGAGCCCTTCGACCGTGGCTGGTACACCGGTCCCATCGGCTGGATGAGTAGCCGGGCGGCCGAGTTTGCCGTGGCCATCCGCTGTGGGCTGGTAGCGAAGCATTACCTGTATCTTTACTCAGGTGCCGGCCTGGTGGAAGGCTCGGTGCCCGAACAGGAATGGGAGGAGATCGAGCACAAGATCAGTGACTTTGTGAACGTGCTGGGCCTTGAGCTTCGACGTTTGTAAGCAACAGGAGTGGGCTGATCGACTCATCGACGAGCTGGTGCGTTGTGGGGTGACATGCTTCTGCATCGCCCCTGGCTCGCGGTCCACGCCGCTGGTGGCAGCCGTCGCCCGTCATCCGGCAGCCCAGGCTCTTGTCCATTATGATGAACGTGGAACGGCCTTCTGGGCCCTGGGCTATGGTCGGGCTACTGGACGCCCGGCCGCCTGGATCACCACGTCCGGCACGGCCGTCGCCAATGGATTGCCGGCCGTCGTCGAAGCCAGTCAGGATGAAATCCCCCTCCTGCTCCTTACGGCCGATCGACCGCCGGAGCTGCGCGACACCGGTGCCAATCAGACCATCGACCAGGTGAAGCTCTTCGGCGCCTACGTGCGCTGGCAGTTCGAATTGCCTGTGCCCGATTCTGACCTGGATCCGGCCCTGGTGCACACGACAGTGAACCAGGCCGTCTATCGCAGCCTGCGGCCACCGGCGGGTCCTGTCCACCTGAACTGTCCATTCCGGGAGCCGCTGGTGCCCGAGCCCGACGAGCTTACCACCCTCAGGGCATCCGACAGGCCCTATACGCGCTATGCGGCGCCTGTCATGGTACCGGATCCAGCCGCTCTCGCCGACCTGGCGGCTCTGCTACGCACCGTGGCCCGCGGAATTGTGATTGCAGGACGCCTGCGCACGGCGGAAGCAGTTGCCGCCGCGGCAAAGCTGGCCGCGCATCTGGGCTGGCCTCTGTTGCCCGACGTGACCTCCGGACTGCGGCTGGGGGCCGGGCGGTTTCCGCAGGTGCCGTTTGCCGAACTGCTCCTGACCGATCCGGAACAGGCAGCCCGTACGCTGCGACCGGAAGCCGTACTGCATCTGGGGGGACGCTTCGTCTCCAAACGCCTGTTGCAGTTCGTGAAGGCCAGCCAGCTTCGCTGCTATGCCCACGTGCATGATAGCCCGATCCGGCTCGACCCGGAGCACCGGGTAACGTTTCGGCTGGAGGCCGACGTTGCCCGTGCCTGCACGGCCCTGACCGAGACGTTGCCGGCTGCAGACAGGCCGTCTGCATGGAGTCAGCACTGGCAGCAGGCCAACGAAGCCGCTCGCAGACGCCTGCAGCAGCTGTTCCAGCACGGAGAGCTGGCCGAACCAGATGTTGCCTGGCATCTGACCCGCTGGCTGCCTCCAACGCACGGACTGGTGCTGGCCAGTAGTCTGCCCGTACGGCTTGTGCAGACCTGGGCGGCGCCTGACGGCGCACAACCACCGGTAGCCGCCAACCGGGGGGCCAGCGGAATCGATGGCACGGTAGCCACGACAGCCGGCTTTGCCACGGGACTGGAACGTCCGGTAACCCTGCTGATCGGTGATCTGGCGCTACTGCATGATCTGAACAGCCTGGCGCTGCTGCGCGATCGGCCCGTCGTGGCCGTGGTGCTGAACAACGACGGCGGCGGCATTTTTTCTTTTCTACCCGTTGCGCGCCATACGGAAATGTTCGAGCCGTTTTTCGGAACGCCGCACAGGTTGCGGTTTGCGCACGCAGCTCATCTGTTCGGGTTGGCCTACGAGGCCCCTCGAACGCTTCAAGAACTGGAGCAGGCCTATCGCGAAGCCACCCGCCGTGCTACGGCTACGCTGATTGAGGTGCGTACTGAGCGTACCCGGACCTATACCCGCTGGCAGGAGCTGGAGGCAGCACTGGCCGACGTTCGCGAAGCCTTCTACGAGCCGCTCAGCTCCTGATAGACTGCCCGGATGGCATTGGGAATGCCCTGCGGCCAGC
This portion of the Rhodothermus sp. genome encodes:
- a CDS encoding ABC transporter ATP-binding protein yields the protein MQLIGSWRRSLQEVQVKITYLVRALRLIWEATGRWTLLWLLFLLVSGVLPAALVYLTKHLVDAVAAAIGGGLSWATVQPVLWPALLMGGVLLLSQGLSGLTNWIRTAQAEHVLDHVKNLIHAKAAEVDLAFYDNPDYYDHLERANSEAASRSLSLLDNLGSLLQNGVTLLSIAAILVHYSIWLPLALLLTTLPALFVVVHHHRREHAWWTAHTVDQRKAGYFDRLLTMAFFAPEVRVFDLAGHFRQQYQEVRRRLREGRLELMRRQAWASLGAGLVGLLATALVMVWMVARALRGLASLGDLALFYQAFNQGQGLMRALLSSAGQMYANTLFLEHLFTFLALPSGLPDPEDPVPVPRRLREGIRFEQVTFRYPGSSRPVLQQLDLFIPAGRTIAIVGANGAGKSTLLKLLCRFYDPDEGRITIDGIDLRRFRRRELLDAITVLFQFPVPYQDTLARNIALGDLKQPPTRAAIEQAARSAMVDEIARKLPEGYDTLLGKWFSEDGAELSGGEWQRVSLARAFYRQAPIVVLDEPTSAMDSWTEAEWMDRFGDLVRGRTALIITHRFTTAMRADLIYVMDEGRVIEQGTHHQLLALNGHYAASWRRQMRQHLEGEPSDFPAQVSLPPVDKKR
- a CDS encoding histidine phosphatase family protein — protein: MAATTLYLVRHGETDYNRHNIVQGRGVDAPLNEQGRRQAKALARRFASVPLEAIYTSPLQRAVATAEAVRLYHPEVPLYRMVDLEEMDWGHLEGKPYAPPYDAQIRAVYERWRAGEYAYPVPGGESILDVQRRALRALETILMQHEGKTVLVVTHGRFLRVLLASVLPEYGLARMEALPHTNTAVNHLVYEQGRFRALRLNCTAHLEQVAAADAFRTGVAA
- a CDS encoding isochorismate synthase, translating into MKRLEPSAAEGTMPVCAPEELPRVLGRRIQQVLRAADDDRIVCLRCRIPPIDLLAWLAAQPAPVKFYWADRSGTEAVAALDMVLQYALEAMLAHEALQPLEARLQQAAPEVRFYGGGRFDGWAATASYWQPFGVGRFWLPRFEVRQNASRYWLICNLIPALDRAHETSIIEALAALRWPEVPLTSELPLPIDRRDTPDQTGWIHNVRRALEAFRQGQMEKVVLARQVRYAFGEPLDGLALLQRLQEATPGCFHFYYQPQPGTAFLGASPERLFRRADGYVWSEAVAGTRPRGQTEADDARLAAELLQSEKDRREQYYVQQSIIEELRPLCETLEADAQLSEMTLARGRHLYTGIRGRLRADVSTGALLEALHPTPAVGGYPRAVAMEAIRAWEPFDRGWYTGPIGWMSSRAAEFAVAIRCGLVAKHYLYLYSGAGLVEGSVPEQEWEEIEHKISDFVNVLGLELRRL
- a CDS encoding DUF4097 family beta strand repeat-containing protein — encoded protein: MQKRGIKIGLLSGLLGLVGVARADGLVEITDVVKRAFKVAPDGRLEVEVDRAELEIRATEEAAVYVEVIRTLQTERREEARRLLEAHRLVFQQEGQTIYIKSQLSEDGSWRFWKRKRTRIKVTIRFRVPRRFHVMFTNGAGNVALSDLEGEVEGETGAGNVTLRNLRGRVQINTGAGNVEVTELEGRLEVKTGAGNITIKGLRGSAEVETGAGNITAEFVAPPEQDSRLESGAGNVTVFVPVQAGFTLEAATGIGSISTDFELRIDRDWIGAKARGVVNGGGPALRLEAGLGNVSIRRLPSS
- a CDS encoding T9SS type A sorting domain-containing protein translates to MMGLWYRWIWPMSLLIAFPAKGQQFFTGCTRGTDNNATLTIPLETPPLLDGVPLAPGSELAAYTPEGICAGAAVWDGQQSMVLTLWGDDPLITPDTKEGFAPGDTILFHVWDRDRDQHIGPDNGRIEVQYASGNVFLDSGRYQPNALYKVARMIVIPDRATPVAPATELPAVTRLHAAYPNPFRTHVTLKVDLAEAAEVRLVVYNLMGQEVARLLTGSLRPGTYRYTWHPDRLPAGLYVVRLKAGNRHFQQVLVYVP
- a CDS encoding PqqD family peptide modification chaperone, producing the protein MSLLHRTDTPMERTALTLETVVVASPEQVSSRLGEEVVILNLRNGVYYGLDPIGTRIWELIQEPRSVRQVCEVLLEEYEVTFEQCAEDVLALMRDLYAQGLIETPEDQGT
- the menD gene encoding 2-succinyl-5-enolpyruvyl-6-hydroxy-3-cyclohexene-1-carboxylic-acid synthase is translated as MSFDVCKQQEWADRLIDELVRCGVTCFCIAPGSRSTPLVAAVARHPAAQALVHYDERGTAFWALGYGRATGRPAAWITTSGTAVANGLPAVVEASQDEIPLLLLTADRPPELRDTGANQTIDQVKLFGAYVRWQFELPVPDSDLDPALVHTTVNQAVYRSLRPPAGPVHLNCPFREPLVPEPDELTTLRASDRPYTRYAAPVMVPDPAALADLAALLRTVARGIVIAGRLRTAEAVAAAAKLAAHLGWPLLPDVTSGLRLGAGRFPQVPFAELLLTDPEQAARTLRPEAVLHLGGRFVSKRLLQFVKASQLRCYAHVHDSPIRLDPEHRVTFRLEADVARACTALTETLPAADRPSAWSQHWQQANEAARRRLQQLFQHGELAEPDVAWHLTRWLPPTHGLVLASSLPVRLVQTWAAPDGAQPPVAANRGASGIDGTVATTAGFATGLERPVTLLIGDLALLHDLNSLALLRDRPVVAVVLNNDGGGIFSFLPVARHTEMFEPFFGTPHRLRFAHAAHLFGLAYEAPRTLQELEQAYREATRRATATLIEVRTERTRTYTRWQELEAALADVREAFYEPLSS